In a single window of the Esox lucius isolate fEsoLuc1 chromosome 22, fEsoLuc1.pri, whole genome shotgun sequence genome:
- the LOC105027993 gene encoding uncharacterized protein LOC105027993 isoform X3, which produces MATICHSRRVLVEIPAPQPKISARMRRSYLEILSSRMAPSSPTSRNRNITSNSKRGQLLDPAIYRAWNSRSEDHSEKMEDNQAPLSNQQLVQLIRSLILVEQGQRSEPRAPTTDLKLLLEDLHLKKANVYRSIPYSRLGSNRDAHCYRKAYPHLVVFKVSCQEWGQLLLQNEEWESVLEHALVAGRYTSELPQWETSNHNLVREQCYNMLAAHSITALQHYCPEPSKARELLRRSWRGSWEKHRCHL; this is translated from the exons ATGGCAACTATTTGTCACTCTCGGCGTGTTTTGGTTGAAATCCCTGCCCCACAGCCGAAAATTTCAG cTCGAATGAGAAGGTCCTACCTGGAAATACTAAGTTCACGCATGGCTCCATCGTCACCCACATctagaaacagaaacattacaaGTAATTCAAAACGTGGGCAATTAT TGGACCCAGCTATATACAGAGCATGGAATAGTCGGAGTGAAGACCATAGTGAGAAAATGGAGGACAACCAGGCACCCCTCTCCAACCAGCAGCTTGTGCAGCTCATACGATCACTAATCTTAGTAGAACAGGGACAGAGGTCTGAGCCCAGGGCCCCCACTACAGACCTAAAGCTGCTACTTGAGGACCTGCACCTGAAGAAGGCCAATGTATACAGGTCTATACCATACTCTCGCCTTGGGTCCAACAGAGATGCACACTGTTACAGAAAGGCATATCCACACCTGGTGGTGTTTAAA gTTTCCTGCCAGGAATGGGGCCAGCTGCTGCTGCAGAATGAGGAGTGGGAGTCTGTTCTAGAGCACGCCCTAGTGGCGGGGAGGTACACCAGCGAGCTGCCGCAGTGGGAAACCAGCAACCACAACCTGGTGAGGGAGCAGTGTTACAACATGCTGGCGGCCCATAGCATCACAGCTCTACAGCATTACTGCCCAGAGCCCAGCAAAGCCAGAGAGCTACTCAGGAG GAGCTGGAGAGGATCCTGGGAGAAGCACAGATGTCATCTATAA
- the LOC105027993 gene encoding uncharacterized protein LOC105027993 isoform X1 — protein MATICHSRRVLVEIPAPQPKISARMRRSYLEILSSRMAPSSPTSRNRNITSNSKRGQLLDPAIYRAWNSRSEDHSEKMEDNQAPLSNQQLVQLIRSLILVEQGQRSEPRAPTTDLKLLLEDLHLKKANVYRSIPYSRLGSNRDAHCYRKAYPHLVVFKVSCQEWGQLLLQNEEWESVLEHALVAGRYTSELPQWETSNHNLVREQCYNMLAAHSITALQHYCPEPSKARELLRRFKIALVHSQLFSSCVQELERILGEAQMSSINTH, from the exons ATGGCAACTATTTGTCACTCTCGGCGTGTTTTGGTTGAAATCCCTGCCCCACAGCCGAAAATTTCAG cTCGAATGAGAAGGTCCTACCTGGAAATACTAAGTTCACGCATGGCTCCATCGTCACCCACATctagaaacagaaacattacaaGTAATTCAAAACGTGGGCAATTAT TGGACCCAGCTATATACAGAGCATGGAATAGTCGGAGTGAAGACCATAGTGAGAAAATGGAGGACAACCAGGCACCCCTCTCCAACCAGCAGCTTGTGCAGCTCATACGATCACTAATCTTAGTAGAACAGGGACAGAGGTCTGAGCCCAGGGCCCCCACTACAGACCTAAAGCTGCTACTTGAGGACCTGCACCTGAAGAAGGCCAATGTATACAGGTCTATACCATACTCTCGCCTTGGGTCCAACAGAGATGCACACTGTTACAGAAAGGCATATCCACACCTGGTGGTGTTTAAA gTTTCCTGCCAGGAATGGGGCCAGCTGCTGCTGCAGAATGAGGAGTGGGAGTCTGTTCTAGAGCACGCCCTAGTGGCGGGGAGGTACACCAGCGAGCTGCCGCAGTGGGAAACCAGCAACCACAACCTGGTGAGGGAGCAGTGTTACAACATGCTGGCGGCCCATAGCATCACAGCTCTACAGCATTACTGCCCAGAGCCCAGCAAAGCCAGAGAGCTACTCAGGAG GTTTAAAATAGCTCTGGTTCACAGTCAGTTGTTTTCATCCTGCGTTCAGGAGCTGGAGAGGATCCTGGGAGAAGCACAGATGTCATCTATAAACACGCATTGA
- the LOC105027993 gene encoding uncharacterized protein LOC105027993 isoform X2 has protein sequence MASGARMRRSYLEILSSRMAPSSPTSRNRNITSNSKRGQLLDPAIYRAWNSRSEDHSEKMEDNQAPLSNQQLVQLIRSLILVEQGQRSEPRAPTTDLKLLLEDLHLKKANVYRSIPYSRLGSNRDAHCYRKAYPHLVVFKVSCQEWGQLLLQNEEWESVLEHALVAGRYTSELPQWETSNHNLVREQCYNMLAAHSITALQHYCPEPSKARELLRRFKIALVHSQLFSSCVQELERILGEAQMSSINTH, from the exons ATGGCATCGGGAG cTCGAATGAGAAGGTCCTACCTGGAAATACTAAGTTCACGCATGGCTCCATCGTCACCCACATctagaaacagaaacattacaaGTAATTCAAAACGTGGGCAATTAT TGGACCCAGCTATATACAGAGCATGGAATAGTCGGAGTGAAGACCATAGTGAGAAAATGGAGGACAACCAGGCACCCCTCTCCAACCAGCAGCTTGTGCAGCTCATACGATCACTAATCTTAGTAGAACAGGGACAGAGGTCTGAGCCCAGGGCCCCCACTACAGACCTAAAGCTGCTACTTGAGGACCTGCACCTGAAGAAGGCCAATGTATACAGGTCTATACCATACTCTCGCCTTGGGTCCAACAGAGATGCACACTGTTACAGAAAGGCATATCCACACCTGGTGGTGTTTAAA gTTTCCTGCCAGGAATGGGGCCAGCTGCTGCTGCAGAATGAGGAGTGGGAGTCTGTTCTAGAGCACGCCCTAGTGGCGGGGAGGTACACCAGCGAGCTGCCGCAGTGGGAAACCAGCAACCACAACCTGGTGAGGGAGCAGTGTTACAACATGCTGGCGGCCCATAGCATCACAGCTCTACAGCATTACTGCCCAGAGCCCAGCAAAGCCAGAGAGCTACTCAGGAG GTTTAAAATAGCTCTGGTTCACAGTCAGTTGTTTTCATCCTGCGTTCAGGAGCTGGAGAGGATCCTGGGAGAAGCACAGATGTCATCTATAAACACGCATTGA